The following DNA comes from Occultella kanbiaonis.
CCTGGCCGGGGCGTTCCTGGTCGGACGGGAGCTCGGCAAGGACCTGACCCTGATCGGGGTGGGCGTCGCGATCGTGTCGGTGACCTCGGTCGAGGCGGACGTGAGCTGGGACCGGTTCGTCACGATCGGGATCGTGCTCGCCCTCGCCGTGACCGCGCCGTTCCTGATCGACAGGTTCGTCTACAAGCGCCGCGCGATCCGGTTCCCGTGGCGCACCGGCCAGCCGTGGACCCGCCTCGAGAAGGCCTACATCATCGCCGTGCCGGTGCTCGGGTGGCTGATCCTGCCGTTCTACTTCATCGACTCCGGCGCCTATCTGAACTGGCCGCACATCACGGACGCCAGTGAGCTCGGCCGGTTCTTCGTGGGCGTCAACGCGGTCGGTACCTGGGACGAGCTCTTCTTCATCTGCACCTGCTTCGCCCTGCTCCGCCGGCACTTCCCGATGTGGCAGGCGAACCTGCTCCAGGCCGCGATCTTCGTCTCCTTCCTGTGGGAGCTCGGCTATCGGGAGTGGGGGCCGCTGCTGACCGCCCCGTTCGCGCTGCTGCAGGGCTACATCTTCTCCAAGACGGGGTCGCTGACGTACGTGCTGATCGTGCACCTGCTGTTCGACCTGATGGTGTTCCTCGCGATCGTGCACGCCCACAACCCGGGTGTCATCCCGATCTTCCTCATCTGAGCCGGGAATAACGCCGGGCCGTCCCGCCTTGACCTCCACAGGTACATGCAAACGCATTGAGTGGAGTGGTGATGGCAGAAATCGAGCTCGGTCTGGACACGTTCGGCGACGTCACGATCGGTGACGACGGGCAGTTGCTGAGCCACGCCGAGGTGATCCGGAACGTGGTCGCCGAAGGGGTGCTCGCCGATCGGGTGGGCGTCGACTTCATCGGCATCGGGGAGCACCACCGCGACGACTTCGCGGTCTCCGCCCCGGATGTGGTGCTCGCGGCGATCGCGTCCCGCACCGAGCGGATCCGGCTCGGGTCGGCGGTCACGGTGCTCAGCTCCGACGACCCGGTGCGCGTGTTCGAGCGGTTCTCCACCCTGGACGCGATCTCCGGCGGGCGCGCCGAGGTGATCCTCGGCCGCGGCTCGTTCATCGAGTCCTTCCCACTGTTCGGGTACGACCTGAAGGACTACGACACCCTCTTCGAGGAGAAGTTCGACCTGTTCACGCACCTTCTCGAGGAGGAGCCGGTCACCTGGAGCGGGACGGTCCGGGCCGCGCTCTCGGAACAGTTGGTGTATCCGCCGACGGCGTCCGGGCGCCTCCGTACCTGGCTGGGGGTCGGCGGTTCGCCCCAGTCCGTGGTGCGGGCCGCGCAGTACGGAATCCCGCTGATGCTCGCCATCATCGGCGGTGCGCCCGAGCGGTTCGCGCCCTACACCGACCTCTATCACCGAGCGCTCGCCGAGTTCGGTCGCGAGGCGCTGCCGATCGGCGCGCACTCGCCCGGCCACGTGGCACCCACCGACGCTCAGGCCCGGGACGAGTTCTTCCCGCACTACGCGGCCGGGATGGCTCGCATCGGCGCGGAGCGGGGCTGGGCGCCGATGACCCGGGAACGGTTCGAGGAGGAGGTCGGCGAGGACGGTGCCCTGTTCGTCGGCTCCCCGGAGACGGTCGCGGCGAAGATCGTGCGGGCCGTGCGGGCCCTCGGGCTGTCCCGGTTCGACCTCAAGTACAGCGCCGGCACCCTGCCGCACGACCTCGCCGTGCGGCACATCGAGCTCTACGGCCGCGAAGTCATCCCCGCGGTGCGCGCGGCGCTCGCGCAGGACTGACTTCCGCGTCCTGCCCGAGCCCTCTTCCCGCTGTGAGGAAGTACCTCTCGCCGTGATGCAGTACCGCTTGCCTGAGGAAGACGGTTGTCAGTACCTACCTCGGGCATGAGGTACTGCCTGACGGCTGGGAGGTCAGCCTCGCCGCGACGCCGGGGCACGGGCCGGTCAGCCGAGACCGTCCCGCGCCAGCGACACTCGCAGCTGGTCGAGCCACTCCTCGCCGAGCCGGCGGCCGTCCGGGAACTGGTCGGCACGGTCCCAGCGCCATGCCGTGATCATGGCCAGCATGAGGATCCGGCACTGACGCAGCACGACCGGGTCGATGTCCGGGTAGTGCTCGGCGACGTCGTCCGGGGCGTGGGCGAGGTCGAACTCGATCGGCCCTCGGCACGCCGTCTCGAGGTCGATGAACAACGGCCCGTGCTCCGTGGCGAGCAGATTGCCGGGGTGCGGTTCTCCGTGCAGCAACTGGTCGCCGCCACGGTCGACGATCGCATTTCGCAGGCCGCTCAGGGTGTCGCCGAGCAGGTCCCGATCCGGATCGCGCAGCTCCGGTGACCGGGCGCGGTCCGCGACGAGCTGTCGTGCGTCCTCGACCCGGTCCGTGAAGTGAGGCGTCGGAACGTCGACGGTACGCATCCCGGCGTGCAGCCGCCGCAGCGCCAGCGCGTAGTCGGCCGGTGCGATCTCCTCCGTCACCGGTTCGTGGTACGTCCAGAACGTGAACACGAAGCCGTCGAGCTGGTGGACGCGTGGCTCCACCCGGGGCTCGAGAGCCCGCACCGGGCAGCCGGCACCGATGAGCCGCTGCGCCAGATCGATCTCGAACTGCGCGCCCTGCTGCGCCTGCGGTGCCACCCGGACGAGGACGTCGCAGGGCAGCAGCCGAACCGAGAGCTTGTTCGAGTTGTGCAGGACGATCGCGTCGTCGGCCGCCAGACCGCAGGACGTCGCGATCGACCGGGCGGCGGCGATCGCACGCGTCATCTCGGATGGCAGCATCTCCACGCCCCAGTCTGCGTTGCCGTGCGGCTGCCGGGTGCAGCCGTGGTCACGATACGCAGGGCCGACCGATGCGGGCCGTCTCTTTTTCCTTCGCATCGAAGCCGCGGGCCCGGTTACGGTGCGCCGATGACCTCGACCGCGGAACTCGCGACCCTGCTGGCCGGCCAGGACCACCGGCAGGCACACGCGCACCTGGTCCGCACCGGGTGGAACGTGTGCGGCGTGGGGGACTGGGCCGTGACGCTGCGTTCCCCGGACGGGCTCCTGGCCGCGCGGGTCTCGCCGTTCGACCCGGCCTACCCGGTGTTCGTGGACCTGTGCCGACGGCTGCCGGACTCGGCCCACCTGCCCCGGGTGGAGAGCGATGTCGCGCTCGACGGCGGTGGGCAGCTGACGATCATGGAGTTCCTCCTCCCCGCACCCGACGGTGTGGCGGCGCAGCTGCGGGCGTCCTGGGACGCGCGCACGGATGCCGGCCTCGATGCGGTTCGGCAGGTGGCCGAGGACCTGGATGCCACGGCCCGGCGGACCGTCCCCTGGTGGGATGGCCTCGACACGAATCCCGGCAACATCATGCGGGCGCTCGACGGTCGGACGGTCCTGGTCGACGTCTTCTGCATGGACGGGGCGGCGCTCTATGCCGCCCTCCTGGCCGACCCCGCCGGTTTCGCCGAGCGGATCCCTGCCGAGCAGCGCCAGCACCTCAACGAGATCGCGTTCATCGCCCGCAGCAGCACCCCGGCGGAGATCGCCGACCTACGGGCTGCCGATGCGCTGGCCCATCGCAGTGGCCCCGGTCGCGGCGCGACTGGCATCCTCGAGGCGTGAGTTCCGCGCAAGCCCTCGTCCGCCGTCACGTCGACTCCTTCAACGCCGGGGACGCCGGGACGCTGCTCAGCGACTTCACGTCCGACGCCAGCTGGGTCACCGGCGACTACACGGTGCCGGGCGGTGAGCTCCGGGAGTTCTTCCGGTCGGCGATGGCGTCGATCACGCCACGACTCGATCTCGTCCGAGTCGTCGACGGCGGCAGTGTGGTCGTGGCGGAGCTGACCGAGTCGTGGACCCACGACGGCGAGGCGAAGCAGGCTGCCCTGGTCGCGGTGTTCGACCTCGTCGAGGGCAGGATCGCCAGGGCGAAGATCTACCGCGAGGGCTCGGCGGACGCGTGAGCCCGGATCGCCGGTAGAGCTCGCGCTCGGGTCACCCGGCCGGGTCCGCAGCTCGGGCGTACTCCGACCCGGAGCGGGTGCGCTCCAGGATCTCCTCGTCGACCATGGCCCGCCGCAGCCCGGCGGTGTCCGGGTCGAACCTGGCGAGCCGCTCGTTGAGCTGGGCTTCGGACACCACCTCGTCGACGGCGAGCGCCCGGTCCGCGACCAGCCGGAGCAGCGCGCGTCGCTCGGTGGCGTCGTAGGGGTAGCGGTCGATCTCGCCGCGCTCGTTCAGGAACCGCTCGGGACCGGTGGCCCGAGGCTCGGCGGCCGCCGCCAGGACTCGGCCGAACACTCCCGGCTGCTCGACGAGCCGTCCCTGCGCCTCCCGGACCAGCCCCGCACGTGCCAGCATGGCGCTCGCCTGCCGCTGCTTCGACGGACTCAGGCCAGCGGAGTCCGGGGACTCGTCCAGCACGATCACGGCGAAGAGGCGGCGCGCGTGCGGGTTCGCCAGCGCGGCCAGGATGGGCCGCCAGTCCGCCTGGTCGGGGTGCTCCGTCACTCGGTCATGCTAGCCATCCCGGCAAGGCAGGTCCGCGTCGTCACCGCTGTGGGCGATCCCAGGGCTGCGGCGCCTGCGAGGGCTGGCCGCACGGGTTCGTCGGGCCGGGCTGCGCACCCGGCTGGGCCTGGCCCTGCTGTGGCGATCCCGCGCCCCCCTGCGGCGCGAGCCCGGCATACAGGAAGGACCCCGGCTGCTGCGGGTCGCTGACGAGCAGCACGTTGTCCCCGGTCCGCGGGATCTCCAGCTTGGACACCAGCGACTGCAGCTGCAGCTGCTGCCCGTTCACCTCCAGGACGAGCAGGATCACCGGGTCGTAGTTGATCAGCTGGCCGGTGTCCTGCAGGCCGAGCACCCGGGCCGTGGTGGTCGGGTGGCCGGCGGCGCGCAGCTGCGCAGCCGTCTGGCCCTGGTTCATCGCCCCGGTGGCCTGCTGCATCGCCTCGGTGAACTCGCGGCCCATGAACGCCTGGGTGAGCTTGCCGGTGAGGCCGCGGCCCTCGGCGATGTCGTTCGCCATCTGCATGCCCTCGGCCTGACGCTCGGCCATGGTCTTGCGCTTGAACAGTCCCATCGTGGTGCTCCTTGCTTCTCGGGGCGGCTCGCTGCGCCCTGGCCGATGCTGCTGACTCCTTGTGACATGACCGACGCTAGGAGGCCGTGGCGGCAACCGGTCCCAGGTTCGGCGACTGCTCATCGGGCGTTCCGGCGCGGTTCACGCAGGCCGCCGAGCGTTCACCTGTCGCGCAGGGCGCCGGCCCGGTCGAAGCCGTTGCACCGGCCGAAGCCCTTGCATCGGCCGAAGCCGTTGAACTGGGATCGGTAGCCGCCGGCGCCCGCCCAGGATCCGATGGTCAGCGCGATCCCATCGCCACCGCACCGCAACCAGCCAGGGGGCACACCGTGGGCGCATGCCCCGCATCGATCGACGATCCGCCCGCGCACACCCGGCCCAGGCGCCCGCGGCGCAGCAGCCGCCCACCGGACCGAGGCCGAGAGCGGCCCCCTCGGCGCCCGCGTCCGCACCTGTGGCCGGTGTCTCCTAGACTCGGGCGCGTGAGCACCGAGGGGGAGCGCGTCGCATCGACGTTGCCGCGCGCGCTCGTGCTGGACCGCGCGTGGCGTGCCACCGCCACCGATCACGCGCCCGGACTGGTCCCGCTGAGCAACTCCACCGGCGGGCCGCTGTCCCGGACCGTCAAGCTGATCCTCGACCCGCTGGTGATCCGCCCCGGCCAGCGACCCGAGCTCGCGACCACCGCCCTCACGCCCGCCGCGGCGGAGCAGGTGACGGACATCCTCAGCGACGCCGGAGCCGTCCTCGCGCACACAGCCGCCTGGTTCACGGTGCTCAAGCGTGCCCGCCGCGCGGCCCGGATCACCGAGGGCCACCCGCAGGACCTCTACTTCCAGCGCGCGTTCGAACTCGCCACCGTCCACGGTGAACCGACCGAGCCCGACGGCGCCCGGCTCGCCGGCGAGGTGTTCGCCGAGGTGCACCACGCGGGCCCGAGCGTCGCCCGCCTCCGTGAGCACCTCGCCGACCCGGCCACGCGCGCGGAGCACTCCGACCGGCTGAGCCGGAACTGGTCGGCGCGCGCCGACCCCTCCGGCATCGACCGCTCGGGCACGGACCCCTCCGGCACCGACCGCTCGGGCACGGACCCCTCCGGCATCGACCCTGCCGACGACGGTCCGGTCGGGCCCACGCACCGGGCCGCCGCCGCCCCCGTCCTGGACGAGAGTGCCGCGGCCGCCGCGCGCTGGCAGGACCTCGTCGACTCCGACGCGGGCGCCGGCCTCGGCCGGCACTGGTGGTTCGCCGGCGGCGCCGCCCGCGACGACGGCACCTCGATGCACGAGCTGCCGCCCGCCCCCGAGCTCGGCGAGCACGCCTCCACCGCCGACCTGGCGCTCCCGCTGGACCGCAGCATCTACGAGCGGGTGTTCACGCTGGTCCGCTCGGCCTCGGGTCGGGACGAGCTCGGCGACATCGCCGACGTCGTGACCGACGAGGTGGACCGCGCCGCCTCTCCGTGCGGGTACACCGACCCCACGCTGCGCGCTGGGCTCCTGGTCGGCGTGGAGCTGGCTCACCGGCTACGCCCCATCGAGAGCGTCGGCGGCCCCGGTAGCGGCTCCGGTTCCGAACTGGAGCGACGCATCAACCGCCGCTGGCAGCGCGAGGCCTACGTGTGGCAGGCACGCCGGCTCCCGATCGACGGCGACCGCGATGCCGGTGGGGTGCTCGGCGACGTCGCCCGCGAGGTGGCCGCACCCGCCCCGAGGTACGTGCGCCGGCTCTGGTCGAGGCTGCACGGTCGCGACGCCCGGTCCCGGCCGCTGTCCGACCACGAGGAGGCCCTTGACGTGCTCGAGGGCGTCGCGCTGTCCGTGATCCGCGACCACCGTGACCGGGTCCGGGGCGCACTGTCC
Coding sequences within:
- a CDS encoding CPBP family intramembrane glutamic endopeptidase gives rise to the protein MPAPETALPATDRPARSLALVPAVGVSLSAFLLFGLQLPGWGHALLVASLAGAFLVGRELGKDLTLIGVGVAIVSVTSVEADVSWDRFVTIGIVLALAVTAPFLIDRFVYKRRAIRFPWRTGQPWTRLEKAYIIAVPVLGWLILPFYFIDSGAYLNWPHITDASELGRFFVGVNAVGTWDELFFICTCFALLRRHFPMWQANLLQAAIFVSFLWELGYREWGPLLTAPFALLQGYIFSKTGSLTYVLIVHLLFDLMVFLAIVHAHNPGVIPIFLI
- a CDS encoding LLM class flavin-dependent oxidoreductase encodes the protein MAEIELGLDTFGDVTIGDDGQLLSHAEVIRNVVAEGVLADRVGVDFIGIGEHHRDDFAVSAPDVVLAAIASRTERIRLGSAVTVLSSDDPVRVFERFSTLDAISGGRAEVILGRGSFIESFPLFGYDLKDYDTLFEEKFDLFTHLLEEEPVTWSGTVRAALSEQLVYPPTASGRLRTWLGVGGSPQSVVRAAQYGIPLMLAIIGGAPERFAPYTDLYHRALAEFGREALPIGAHSPGHVAPTDAQARDEFFPHYAAGMARIGAERGWAPMTRERFEEEVGEDGALFVGSPETVAAKIVRAVRALGLSRFDLKYSAGTLPHDLAVRHIELYGREVIPAVRAALAQD
- a CDS encoding phosphotransferase, yielding MLPSEMTRAIAAARSIATSCGLAADDAIVLHNSNKLSVRLLPCDVLVRVAPQAQQGAQFEIDLAQRLIGAGCPVRALEPRVEPRVHQLDGFVFTFWTYHEPVTEEIAPADYALALRRLHAGMRTVDVPTPHFTDRVEDARQLVADRARSPELRDPDRDLLGDTLSGLRNAIVDRGGDQLLHGEPHPGNLLATEHGPLFIDLETACRGPIEFDLAHAPDDVAEHYPDIDPVVLRQCRILMLAMITAWRWDRADQFPDGRRLGEEWLDQLRVSLARDGLG
- a CDS encoding nuclear transport factor 2 family protein, translating into MSSAQALVRRHVDSFNAGDAGTLLSDFTSDASWVTGDYTVPGGELREFFRSAMASITPRLDLVRVVDGGSVVVAELTESWTHDGEAKQAALVAVFDLVEGRIARAKIYREGSADA
- a CDS encoding DUF2087 domain-containing protein, whose translation is MTEHPDQADWRPILAALANPHARRLFAVIVLDESPDSAGLSPSKQRQASAMLARAGLVREAQGRLVEQPGVFGRVLAAAAEPRATGPERFLNERGEIDRYPYDATERRALLRLVADRALAVDEVVSEAQLNERLARFDPDTAGLRRAMVDEEILERTRSGSEYARAADPAG